From the genome of Nitrospira lenta, one region includes:
- a CDS encoding FmdB family zinc ribbon protein: MPIYEYLCHDCSYTFELKQSMKDEAIATCSKCGKSVSRIISAPAIMFKGSGWYITDYSDKMKPPTGETTKPTPTATTTAAESSATPAATSSSTPAAPSAPPASGGTTSSSTPSASSTPASSPTSGQK; encoded by the coding sequence GTGCCTATTTACGAATATCTCTGCCACGATTGTTCCTATACATTTGAGCTCAAGCAGAGCATGAAAGACGAAGCCATCGCCACCTGCTCGAAATGCGGCAAGTCTGTCAGCCGGATTATTTCGGCGCCTGCGATTATGTTCAAGGGATCAGGCTGGTACATCACGGACTATTCAGACAAGATGAAACCGCCGACCGGAGAGACCACCAAACCGACGCCGACAGCCACGACGACGGCGGCTGAATCGTCAGCAACTCCAGCGGCGACTTCGTCATCGACTCCCGCCGCGCCATCTGCGCCGCCGGCTTCCGGAGGAACGACAAGTTCGTCTACTCCGTCCGCCAGCAGCACACCTGCATCCAGCCCCACCTCAGGCCAGAAGTAG